Genomic window (Streptomyces liliiviolaceus):
GAACCCGAGTCCGCGTTCGCCTCGGCCCGGCGAGCTTCCCGCAGGGCCCGTCGGGCCGCGTCGGCAGGACGCGTCCCCTCGGCCGCCGGGCGGGAGCCGTGCGCCGAGGACGCCACGTCGTCGTGGTCGTGGACGTCGGCGTCGAAGTCGGCTTGAGGCGTCCCGTCGCCGTCCGTACCCGGCTGTTCCGTCGGAGACATCATGTGGACCTCCGCAGTGACACCAGATCGGACAGGTCGCGATCGGTCAGTTCCGTCAGGGATGCCTCGCCGGAGCCGAGGATCGCGTCCGCCAGGGCCCGCTTGGAGGCGAGCATGTCGGCGATACGGTCCTCGACGGTGCCCTCGGTGATGAGGCGGTGCACCTGGACGGGCTGGGTCTGGCCGATGCGGTAGGCGCGGTCGGTGGCCTGTTCCTCGACGGCAGGGTTCCACCAGCGGTCGAAGTGGATGACATGCCCCGCGCGCGTGAGGTTGAGACCGGTACCGGCCGCCTTCAGCGACAGGATCAGGATCGGCGTCGCCCCGCTCTGGAACCGGTCCACCATGTGTTCGCGCTCCGGCACCGGCGTACCGCCGTGGAGCAGTTCGACGGGGACCGCGCGCGCCGTGAGGTGGTTCGTGATCAGCCGGGCCATTCCCACGTACTGGGTGAAGACGAGGGCCGAGCCGTCCTCGGCGAGCAGCGTGTCCAACAGCTCGTCGAGCAGGGCCAGTTTGCCGGAGCGGGCGGCCTGGCGAGCGGCTCCCGAGCCGCTGGGCAGGCCGTCCGGCTCCTCCTTCAGATACAGCCCCGGGTGGTCGCAGATCTGCTTGAGCGCGGTGAGGAGCTTCAGGACGAGGCCTCGTCTGGCGATGCCCTGGGTGGTCTCGATGGCGAGCATCGACTCGCGGACCACGGCCTCGTACAGGGAGGCCTGTTCGCGGCTGAGGGGGACGGGGTGGTCCGTCTCCGTCTTGGGCGGCAGTTCGGGGACGATGCCCGGGTCGGACTTCTTGCGCCGCAGGAGGAAGGGCCGGATCAGCCGGGCGAGGCGGGCCACGGCCTCCTCGTCCTCGCCGTTCTCCACGGCGCGCGCGTGCCGGGCGCGGAAGGACTTCAGCGGGCCGAGGAGTCCCGGGGTCGTCCAGTCGAGCAGGGCCCACAGCTCGGAGAGGTTGTTCTCCACCGGTGTGCCGCTCAGGGCGACCCTGGCCGGTGCGGAGATCGTCCGCAGGGCCTTGGCCGTCGCCGAGTACGGGTTCTTGACGTGCTGGGCCTCGTCCGCGACGACCATGCCCCAGGTCTGCTCGGCGAGCCTCGGCGCCGTCGAGCGCATCGTCCCGTAGGTGGTCAGGACGAAGCCTCCGGCCAGGTCCGCCAGGGAGCGGTCCGGTCCGTGGAAGCGGCGCACGGGCACGCCGGGGGCGAACCGTTCGATCTCCCGCTGCCAGTTGCCGAGCAGCGAGGCGGGGCAGATCACGAGGGTCGGCTCGGTGCGCGCCCGCTTCAGATGGAGGGCGATGACGGTGATGGTCTTGCCGAGTCCCATGTCGTCGGCGAGGCAGCCGCCGAGGCCGAGCGAGGTCATGAGGTCGAGCCAGGCCAGCCCGCGCAGTTGGTAGTCGCGGAGGGTCGCCTTCAGCCCGGGAGGCGGTTCGGCGGGCCGCAGTCCGGCGGTGAGGCGGTCGCGCAGCGCGGCGAGCGCTCCGACGGGCACCGCCTCGACGCTCTCCCCGTCGACCTCCACGCTGCCGCTGAGCGCCGCGGAGAGGGCGTCCACCGGGTCGAGCAGGCCCAGTTCGCGCTTGCGGGCCTTGCGGACCAGGGCCGGGTCGACGAGCACCCACTGGTCCCGCAGCCGGACGACGGGGCGGTGCGCCTCAGCGAGGGCGTCCATCTCCGCCTCGCTGAGCGGGTCGCCGCCCAGGGCCAGCTGCCAGCGGAACTGGAGCAGTTCCTCGCTCTCGAAGAAACCC
Coding sequences:
- a CDS encoding DEAD/DEAH box helicase, whose amino-acid sequence is MGAGTRTSTGTGEGTSTAEPRAEAGPGAGPKAEVPLRLAAVFLPAALPRGGRMAFWDPDGDLPLPTPDTELTVVRRHGTGTRRHTVPALTLPVTEALPLLVRARRDPAAHPATACWGAAALHALRLVARGRLLPGLTPDGFDAWRAGPLDPDDIAHLRAIAAALPYEGHAVPLPGGGPLRLPEPEALTRAFLDAVADALPRTPAAPYAAGRPFAASGAQRLPGAQDWAAEVAAGMDAGVRISLRLDLSAYELFDDSEDARRAGAAVVQVHSLADPTLVVDAAALWAGTADATFGPRARVDAALAVRRAARVWPPLDRLSGQDVPDVLALSEDELSDLLGVAATRLGAAGVAVHWPRDLAQDLSAAAVVRPAPGSATDGTGFFESEELLQFRWQLALGGDPLSEAEMDALAEAHRPVVRLRDQWVLVDPALVRKARKRELGLLDPVDALSAALSGSVEVDGESVEAVPVGALAALRDRLTAGLRPAEPPPGLKATLRDYQLRGLAWLDLMTSLGLGGCLADDMGLGKTITVIALHLKRARTEPTLVICPASLLGNWQREIERFAPGVPVRRFHGPDRSLADLAGGFVLTTYGTMRSTAPRLAEQTWGMVVADEAQHVKNPYSATAKALRTISAPARVALSGTPVENNLSELWALLDWTTPGLLGPLKSFRARHARAVENGEDEEAVARLARLIRPFLLRRKKSDPGIVPELPPKTETDHPVPLSREQASLYEAVVRESMLAIETTQGIARRGLVLKLLTALKQICDHPGLYLKEEPDGLPSGSGAARQAARSGKLALLDELLDTLLAEDGSALVFTQYVGMARLITNHLTARAVPVELLHGGTPVPEREHMVDRFQSGATPILILSLKAAGTGLNLTRAGHVIHFDRWWNPAVEEQATDRAYRIGQTQPVQVHRLITEGTVEDRIADMLASKRALADAILGSGEASLTELTDRDLSDLVSLRRST